A portion of the Lolium rigidum isolate FL_2022 chromosome 1, APGP_CSIRO_Lrig_0.1, whole genome shotgun sequence genome contains these proteins:
- the LOC124683734 gene encoding LRR receptor-like serine/threonine-protein kinase EFR, protein MLILVVMRFFAFASVCLPCSASPMHLATFYPAETATTSGTDHQALMSFKSSIKRDPLQALSSWGNQSIPMCRWHGVACGMRGHRRGRVVALHLRGLNLLGTIASSIGNLTYLRRLGLQENRFYGIIPSEIGQLVGLEHMNLSSNSIGGNIPPTLASCVHLQVFCLSDNNLQKVIPSALGVLSNLRVIELRNNVLKGSVPRELASLHNLEVLDLGHNNLTGNIPVEIGNLKGLIRLYLESNKIVGEIPTCIGNLTNLTVLYLHSNGLTGHVPASLRDLQKSQFLSLSYNKLSGSIPPSLGNLSSLLLLDIQATDLTGSIPESLGNLNLLNTLSLTSNSLTGSIPHTFGKLSSLIELYLNTNQLQGSIPPSVYNLSSLRTLVMNYNNLSGSISNDLGNKFPELQQLVVDHNQFQWSIPESLCNASMLQLIQLGHNFLSGVIPRCLGANMKRLSGLILSEAQLEARNDADWGFISSLTNCSMLQYLDVSYNELEGVLPNSIANLSIYLQSLGMGNNMIRGNIPEGIGNLVNLQQLSLEGNFLHGNIPESTGNLGMLGLLYLSNNSLSGPIPPTLGNLTALNKLDLSQNLLTGPIPSILRRCPLESLVLSVNRLVGPIPKEIFLISTLSIALKLQGNMLTGAFPPELSNLVNLGSLDVSDNMISGSIPASLAQCTSLEYLVMQGNLFQGTIPASMSQLRGLLVLDVSRNNLSGDIPVFLGDMHGLVTLNISFNKFEGKVPERGLFLNASAALIEGNYGLCGGIPQFNLPPCSNHTSKKWSRKLVVSISIGSTVLCIVLVLFALFAERNLRSKFAKMRTVPSLHGGKRMRVTYAELVKATSGFASENLLGTGSFGSVYKGTKRNGDQELIVAVKVLNLQQRGASQSFAAECETLRCVRHRNLVKVLTVCSSIDFRGLDFKALVFEFLPNGNLEQWLHNHLLEDGSEGVLSLSLRIDIAIDVASALEYLHHYKPVPIVHCDLKPSNILLDNDKVAHVGDFGLARFLHQDDTSLPEISSGWATRRGTIGYAAPGLPLTTIVHLCILIYLFETNITNVSLPEYGQGNEVSVYGDTYSYGILLLQLFTGKRPTDDEFQQDLNLHRQVEIALRDKASNMVDLSSLGEGAEITSASVSAIETRTACITSVLHIGILCSKELPTDRMQIGDAMRGLLAIRDMYRTRLLREGESI, encoded by the exons ATGTTGATTTTGGTAGTCATGAGGTTTTTTGCGTTTGCTTCCGTTTGTCTCCCATGTTCAGCCAGCCCCATGCATTTAGCCACCTTTTACCCAGCTGAAACTGCCACAACAAGCGGCACTGACCACCAAGCGCTCATGTCATTTAAGTCTTCAATCAAAAGAGATCCACTCCAAGCTCTGAGTTCATGGGGAAACCAGTCGATCCCTATGTGCCGATGGCACGGAGTGGCCTGTGGCATGCGTGGCCACCGCCGTGGCCGTGTCGTTGCACTACATCTCCGTGGGCTCAACCTTCTTGGCACTATTGCATCTTCCATAGGTAATCTAACTTACCTCAGGCGGTTGGGCCTTCAAGAGAACCGCTTTTATGGCATCATACCATCAGAAATTGGACAACTTGTAGGACTTGAGCATATGAACCTCAGCAGCAACTCCATCGGCGGGAATATCCCGCCAACACTGGCCTCGTGTGTGCATCTTCAAGTATTTTGCCTCAGCGACAACAACCTCCAAAAGGTGATACCTTCTGCGCTTGGTGTCTTGTCAAACCTTCGGGTTATAGAACTAAGGAACAATGTGCTGAAGGGCTCAGTTCCCCGGGAGTTGGCATCCCTGCACAATCTTGAGGTACTTGATCTTGGACACAACAACCTTACAGGAAATATCCCTGTAGAGATTGGAAACCTGAAAGGCCTTATCCGTCTTTATCTGGAATCAAACAAGATAGTAGGAGAAATCCCAACATGTATTGGAAATCTTACAAATTTAACCGTGTTATATCTTCATTCGAATGGTCTGACAGGTCATGTTCCCGCTTCTCTCCGAGATCTCCAGAAATCGCAGTTTTTGTCTCTGTCATACAACAAGCTCTCAGGGTCGATTCCACCTTCCCTGGGGAACCTCTCGTCTCTACTACTACTTGATATCCAAGCCACTGACCTAACTGGTAGCATTCCTGAATCATTAGGAAATCTGAACCTCCTCAACACCCTTTCTCTGACATCTAATAGTCTTACAGGCTCAATCCCTCACACTTTTGGAAAACTTAGCTCTCTCATTGAGTTATATCTGAACACAAATCAGCTCCAGGGTTCTATACCACCTTCGGTTTACAATCTTTCATCCCTCCGAACTTTAGTCATGAATTACAACAACCTCAGTGGTTCCATTTCGAATGACTTGGGTAATAAGTTTCCAGAACTCCAGCAACTTGTCGTAGATCATAATCAATTTCAGTGGTCCATCCCAGAGTCTCTGTGCAATGCTTCAATGCTTCAACTTATTCAATTGGGCCACAACTTTCTTTCCGGTGTAATACCAAGATGTCTTGGAGCCAACATGAAGAGATTATCAGGACTTATTCTCTCAGAGGCTCAACTAGAAGCAAGGAATGATGCTGATTGGGGCTTCATTTCTAGCTTGACAAACTGTAGTATGCTGCAGTACCTAGATGTGAGTTACAACGAACTAGAAGGGGTCCTACCGAACTCAATAGCAAATCTTTCCATATACTTACAAAGTCTCGGCATGGGAAACAACATGATAAGGGGAAATATACCTGAAGGAATTGGAAACCTTGTCAACCTACAACAGTTGTCCTTGGAGGGTAATTTCCTACATGGAAACATTCCTGAGTCCACTGGCAATCTTGGGATGCTGGGTCTATTATACTTGTCAAACAATAGTTTATCTGGACCAATTCCACCAACACTCGGAAATCTCACGGCATTAAATAAACTCGACCTCAGCCAAAATTTGCTTACTGGCCCCATACCATCCATCCTTAGAAGATGTCCTTTAGAGTCGCTAGTCCTATCAGTCAATCGGCTGGTTGGTCCAATACCAAAAGAGATTTTCCTCATATCAACATTGTCTATTGCCttgaagctccaaggcaacatgtTAACTGGGGCATTTCCTCCAGAACTTAGTAATCTAGTAAATCTTGGATCTCTTGATGTGTCTGACAACATGATATCTGGCTCAATTCCTGCCTCTCTAGCTCAGTGCACAAGTTTGGAGTACCTTGTTATGCAAGGAAACCTATTTCAAGGCACAATTCCAGCATCAATGTCACAGCTGAGAGGCCTTCTGGTTCTTGATGTTTCAAGAAACAACTTGTCTGGGGACATCCCTGTCTTCCTCGGCGACATGCATGGGCTTGTTACCCTAAACATATCATTCAACAAATTTGAAGGTAAAGTTCCAGAACGTGGATTATTTTTGAACGCAAGTGCAGCTTTGATTGAAGGGAACTATGGCTTATGTGGAGGTATCCCCCAATTTAACTTGCCTCCATGCTCAAATCATACATCCAAGAAGTGGTCTCGCAAGCTTGTCGTGTCCATCTCAATAGGCAGCACAGTTTTGTGCATTGTCCTAGTACTATTTGCACTATTTGCGGAAAGGAACTTGAGAAGCAAGTTTGCAAAGATGAGAACGGTTCCATCACTCCATGGCGGAAAACGTATGAGGGTTACATATGCTGAATTAGTGAAAGCAACAAGTGGGTTTGCTTCTGAGAACCTCTTAGGCACAGGAAGCTTTGGCTCAGTGTACAAAGGAACAAAGAGGAATGGCGATCAGGAACTGATTGTCGCTGTGAAGGTGCTCAACCTCCAGCAGCGAGGGGCATCTCAAAGCTTTGCTGCAGAATGTGAGACCTTAAGATGCGTCAGACATCGAAATCTTGTGAAGGTATTGACCGTGTGCTCAAGTATTGATTTCAGGGGCCTCGACTTCAAAGCTCTTGTGTTTGAGTTTCTGCCAAATGGAAACCTAGAACAATGGCTACACAACCATCTCCTGGAAGATGGAAGCGAGGGGGTGCTCAGTCTTTCCCTAAGGATAGATATTGCCATTGATGTAGCTTCGGCACTCGAATATCTTCACCATTATAAGCCAGTGCCAATAGTTCATTGTGATCTTAAGCCAAGCAATATTCTCCTCGATAATGACAAAGTTGCACATGTGGGTGACTTTGGACTTGCAAGGTTCTTGCATCAAGATGATACTAGCCTCCCAGAGATATCAAGTGGTTGGGCTACAAGAAGGGGAACAATTGGATATGCTGCCCCAGGTTTGCCATTAACCACTATTGTTCATCTTTGTATACTAATTTATTTGTTT GAAACTAATATCACAAACGTGTCTCTTCCAGAGTACGGTCAAGGAAATGAAGTCTCCGTCTATGGTGATACATACAGCTATGGTATACTGTTGTTACAGTTGTTCACTGGTAAAAGGCCAACAGATGATGAGTTTCAGCAAGATCTAAACCTACATAGGCAAGTCGAGATAGCACTGAGAGACAAAGCCAGCAACATGGTGGATCTGAGCTCATTGGGTGAAGGGGCAGAAATAACTTCTGCATCTGTGAGCGCCATAGAGACAAGAACTGCATGCATCACTTCAGTTCTGCACATTGGGATATTATGTTCAAAGGAACTACCAACTGATCGCATGCAGATTGGTGATGCTATGAGAGGGTTACTGGCGATCAGAGACATGTATCGCACACGCCTACTGAGGGAAGGCGAATCCATATAA